The Engraulis encrasicolus isolate BLACKSEA-1 chromosome 22, IST_EnEncr_1.0, whole genome shotgun sequence genome includes a region encoding these proteins:
- the LOC134438284 gene encoding chemokine-like factor, with amino-acid sequence MAAKEESSNTAPLELNKPFLTSVRGVLKLAEIVGAFVAFLCYAVASRPPYVVATVMELLLTCALLLLYLFKLDKRFTFFVWPVVDMLNSICAVAFMVILSIVALATNSLKATIAGAIVGFICAVLWGVDGFLLFKKISFNFRST; translated from the exons atggcagcCAAGGAGGAGTCCAGCAACACGGCCCCCCTGGAGCTCAACAAGCCCTTCCTCACCTCCGTCCGAGGGGTCCTGAAGCTTGCTGAAATC GTGGGAGCGTTTGTGGCTTTCCTGTGCTACGCCGTTGCCTCTAGGCCACCGTATGTTGTTGCCACGGTGATGGAACTCCTACTGACCTGTGCTCTCCTGCTACTCTACCTCTTCAAACTCGACAAGAGATTCACCTTCTTCGTCTGGCCTGTTGTG GACATGCTGAACTCCATCTGTGCAGTGGCCTTCATGGTCATTCTCAGCATAGTTGCTCTGGCTACGAACTCACTCAAGGCTACCATTGCTGGGGCT ATCGTGGGCTTCATATGTGCAGTTCTGTGGGGGGTGGATGGATTCCTGCTCTTCAAGAAGATCTCCTTTAACTTCAGGAGTACATGA
- the cmtm3 gene encoding CKLF-like MARVEL transmembrane domain-containing protein 3: MGDIEAPGSTGSRHAIFSILPSKEFVTSRKGTLLIGEVVLSFIDFVCFVASSAAAFVTAPLIEFLAALFILFAYSTKINERFKGFHWPLMDFLRCVSASIIFFIISIISAYKYADGASKAAAVFGFIATIFFALDFYLIFNDLAEYLKGGAGPDATDDPPTPPDDSDSDSD, from the exons ATGGGGGACATCGAAGCCCCGGGATCCACCGGATCACGGCATGCAATATTCTCCATTCTTCCCAGCAAAGAGTTTGTTACATCTCGGAAAGGAACTCTTCTCATCGGCGAAGTG gtgttgTCGTTTATAGACTTCGTGTGTTTCGTGGCCTCGTCGGCGGCTGCGTTCGTGACGGCTCCTCTAATCGAGTTCCTCGCcgccctcttcatcctcttcgcTTACTCCACCAAGATCAACGAGCGCTTCAAAGGCTTTCACTGGCCCctgatg GACTTCCTGAGGTGTGTGAGCGCCtccatcatcttcttcatcatctccaTCATCTCAGCCTACAAGTACGCTGACGGAGCATCCAAAGCCGCtgcc GTATTTGGCTTCATTGCCACCATCTTCTTTGCCCTGGACTTCTACCTGATCTTCAACGACCTTGCCGAATACCTGAAGGGCGGAGCAGGCCCTGACGCCACGgacgacccccccacccctccag ATGACTCAGACTCCGATTCCGACTGA